The proteins below come from a single Pleuronectes platessa chromosome 3, fPlePla1.1, whole genome shotgun sequence genomic window:
- the LOC128436846 gene encoding uncharacterized protein LOC128436846, producing the protein MLFSSFILRRMSSAPSLHVLWESEGLVAYLHPRPWTPGSVILESLTPGSPGGSIFHLQEPEYLSWLLGVRAVSQLLCERLGVRRCALVSRPHRDRPAQICVLPLHGLDDEWRPHLAGEEEHNAQDPGYCTSKTAPRWTDSSLTEIQTKIRAKLPSPDAPPNLTFLGADPAHPGLFSRIVRGEEQQWRVWEDEGHVAFLTPFPNSPGLTVLVPRRPLTSDIFRLEKTDYEGLVLATQKVSRLLEEGLGASGVGLIFEGFEIDYAHAKLMPLFSPPSSMAAGDLTEPRTPQFYPTYPGYVSSEDGPEASLEGLKEMHSKMTRD; encoded by the exons ATGCTGTTTTCAAGCTTCATCCTCAGAAG AATGTCCTCCGCTCCCTCCCTTCATGTCCTCTGGGAGTCTGAGGGGCTGGTGGCCTACCTCCACCCACGGCCCTGGACCCCGGGCTCCGTTATCCTGGAGAGCCTGACTCCCGGCAGCCCTGGAGGAAGCATCTTCCACCTGCAGGAGCCGGAGTACCTGTCCTGGCTGCTGGGAGTGAGAGCCGTGtcccagctgctgtgtgagagGTTGGGGGTTCGTAGGTGTGCGCTGGTCAGCAGACCCCACAGAGACAGGCCTGCCCAG ATTTGTGTCCTCCCCTTACATGGTCTGGATGACGAGTGGCGCCCTCACCTGGCCGGAGAGGAGGAGCACAACGCCCAGGACCCGGGCTACTGCACGTCTAAGACAGCCCCCAGGTGGACCGACTCCAGCCTTACTGAAATCCAAACCAAGATTCGAGCCAAACTCCCGTCTCCGGACGCCCCCCCCAATCTGACCTTCCTCGGGGCCGACCCGGCTCACCCCGGGCTGTTCTCGCGCATCGTGCGTggggaggagcagcagtggcgcGTGTGGGAGGACGAGGGTCATGTGGCCTTCCTCACGCCTTTCCCCAACTCCCCTGGACTCACTGTGCTGGTCCCAcgccgacctttgacctctgataTATTCAGATTAGAAAAAACGGATTATGAAGGATTGGTGCTGGCGACTCAGAAGGTGTCCCGACTTCTGGAGGAGGGGCTGGGTGCCTCTGGGGTGGGGCTTATTTTCGAGGGTTTTGAGATTGACTATGCACATGCCAAGTTGATGCCACTGTTTTCCCCTCCATCATCAATGGCAGCAGGTGACCTCACTGAACCTAGAACGCCCCAGTTCTACCCCACATACCCTGGGTACGTGAGCTCAGAGGACGGACCTGAAGCCAGCCTGGAAGGTCTGAAGGAGATGCACAGCAAAATGACTCGGGATTAA
- the LOC128437558 gene encoding G-protein coupled receptor 4-like — protein MWGHMQKVPTCLFSLHPPTMFNSTWSPSGNFSTTPGAPGGPPPWYQYHMCSVAPYGYVFYFMVKILNLFVGTPCNILVIWQIHSKKSDASTSDTFILNLAILDAFFCLMTPLDMINRLLLGDSNFWFYLRFTYGVKDIAPLFLVCICLDRYIAVVHPVLFTSVRDNKIRIGVSVAVWGFTLAYGVAKSLLDVVKASGIFSGVILFAFAVMVFCNISIIWVLRRSVAGKEVMHPVKKRAFKTVLNILVIIVVNYLPPVALMPFVAYYTLVQYRCHVSTSVFALMDLSCSLEPLLYITKMELKEIKCCGRSLSEKPEEVRV, from the exons ATGTGGGGCCACATGCAGAAGGTCCCCACATG CCTCTTCTCCCTGCATCCGCCGACAATGTTCAACTCCACCTGGAGTCCCAGCGGCAACTTCTCCACCACCCCCGGCGCCCCCGGTGGACCTCCGCCATGGTACCAGTACCACATGTGTTCAGTGGCCCCTTACGGCTACGTGTTCTACTTCATGGTCAAGATTTTGAACCTGTTCGTGGGGACGCCCTGTAACATCCTGGTCATCTGGCAGATCCACTCGAAGAAGAGCGACGCCTCCACCTCGGACACCTTCATCTTAAACCTGGCCATCCTGGACGCCTTCTTCTGCCTGATGACCCCCTTAGATATGATCAACCGCCTGCTGCTGGGGGACAGCAACTTCTGGTTCTATCTGAGATTCACTTACGGGGTCAAAGATATAGCGCCGCTCTTTCTG GTGTGTATCTGCCTCGACCGCTACATTGCTGTGGTCCACCCGGTGCTGTTCACCAGCGTCCGGGACAACAAGATCCGCATCGGCGTCTCCGTGGCCGTGTGGGGCTTCACGCTGGCGTACGGCGTCGCCAAAAGCCTCCTGGACGTCGTGAAGGCCAGCGGCATCTTCAGCGGAGTCATCCTCTTCGCCTTCGCAGTCATGGTCTTCTGCAACATCTCCATCATCTGGGTGCTGCGGCGCTCCGTGGCCGGCAAGGAGGTGATGCACCCggtgaagaagagggccttCAAGACCGTGCTGAACATCCTGGTCATCATCGTGGTCAACTACCTGCCTCCTGTGGCGCTCATGCCCTTCGTGGCGTACTACACGCTGGTGCAGTACCGCTGCCACGTCAGCACCAGCGTGTTCGCCCTCATGGACCTGAGCTGCAGCCTGGAGCCTCTCCTCTACATCACCAAGATGGAGCTCAAGGAGATCAAGTGTTGCGGGCGGAGTCTGTCCGAAAAGCCCGAGGAGGTCAGGGTGTAG
- the LOC128437559 gene encoding olfactory receptor 10P1-like, with product MKILFLEILYCYLPTIIIVPPLAIPANALVISLLLFKPGICCTSEIFTLQLAIFDLFFCFIILSEYIRFLWLPSVESANFVAWSLSQAGGPLLLCLLSLDSYIAVCHPLVFLRLKVPRLRLSMCFVVNVVTALSCLLMKYSRPLRWKVIMVLLCCVIAIISTCSVLILRSLRQTGPGGKELHPMKRRAFKIVLTSFVLVIVHYSPSFCEYLLRASLPSLLGPYSALTSVTYTVLSLSSVAQPLYYMKRTKKLPCRRGSAAETKTVTTA from the coding sequence ATGAAGATCCTGTTCCTGGAGATCTTGTACTGCTACCTGCCCACGATCATCATCGTGCCTCCACTTGCAATTCCTGCCAACGCTCTGGTCATCAGCCTCCTGCTGTTCAAACCTGGCATCTGCTGCACCTCCGAGATCTTCACCCTCCAGCTGGCCATATTCGACTTGTTCTTCTGCTTTATAATCCTCTCTGAGTACATCCGGTTCTTGTGGCTTCCATCAGTGGAGTCGGCCAACTTCGTGGCTTGGAGTTTGAGTCAAGCCGGAGGGCCGctcctgctctgcctcctgAGTCTGGACAGCTACATCGCGGTCTGCCACCCGCTGGTCTTCCTCCGGCTCAAGGTTCCCAGGCTGAGGCTGTCTATGTGCTTCGTGGTGAACGTGGTCACAGCTCTCTCTTGCCTGCTGATGAAATACTCCAGACCCCTGCGGTGGAAGGTGATCATGGTGCTCCTGTGTTGTGTCATCGCGATCATCTCCACCTGCAGCGTGCTGATTCTCAGGTCCCTCCGCCAGACAGGGCCCGGCGGGAAGGAGCTCCACCCTATGAAGAGACGCGCGTTCAAGATAGTGCTCACCTCCTTTGTGCTGGTCATCGTCCACTACTCCCCCTCGTTCTGTGAATACCTGCTGAGGGCGTCACTTCCCAGTCTGCTGGGTCCCTACTCAGCCCTCACCAGTGTGACCTACACAGTTCTGTCTCTGAGCAGCGTGGCTCAGCCGCTGTATTATATGAAGCGAACCAAGAAGCTGCCGTGTCGCCGCGGCTCTGCTGCCGAGACGAAGACTGTCACCACGGCTTAG